In one window of Qipengyuania profundimaris DNA:
- a CDS encoding AAA family ATPase — protein sequence MADILITGCSGGGKSTLLDELERRGHTVVREPGRRLIAAGVTPWGHLRGFLTAAADMARADLGWHAEATRPVFYDRGLIDALAGLERDGGPTVAEALGADRPYAGGVFLAPPWAEIYAKDSMRQHDFEAAVAEFKHLASLLPTLGYKPVELPFVSVEERADFVLAHLAA from the coding sequence GTTCGGGCGGCGGCAAGTCGACGCTGCTCGATGAACTGGAACGGCGCGGCCACACTGTCGTGCGCGAACCCGGGCGGCGCCTGATAGCGGCGGGTGTAACCCCGTGGGGTCATCTGCGCGGTTTTCTTACCGCCGCCGCCGACATGGCCCGCGCCGATCTCGGCTGGCACGCAGAGGCCACACGGCCGGTGTTCTACGATCGCGGGCTGATCGACGCGCTTGCCGGATTGGAGCGGGACGGAGGGCCGACGGTTGCAGAGGCGCTCGGTGCGGATCGGCCTTATGCAGGTGGGGTCTTTCTCGCACCGCCGTGGGCCGAAATCTATGCAAAGGACTCGATGCGCCAACACGACTTCGAAGCAGCCGTGGCCGAATTTAAGCATCTGGCATCGCTGCTTCCCACGCTCGGTTACAAGCCCGTCGAGCTACCATTCGTCAGCGTCGAGGAGCGCGCCGATTTCGTACTGGCGCACCTAGCCGCGTAG